The Humulus lupulus chromosome 3, drHumLupu1.1, whole genome shotgun sequence genome window below encodes:
- the LOC133824233 gene encoding uncharacterized protein LOC133824233, which translates to MFLICSFSREVSSLRKFPKNPRNSKYWIRKVKASADQNNLEREGRIKTVIIEVHHQDWGYILVELASEKSTIPLFQDQSYKANLQKTPAKLSQITSRKMWTSLKKLLR; encoded by the exons ATGTTTCTAATTTGTTCTTTTTCAAGAGAAGTGAGCAGCCTTCGAAAATTCCCTAAGAACCCTAGAAACTCAAAATATTGGATCAGAAAAGTAAAAGCAAGTGCAGATCAAAACAATttagagagagagggaaggaTCAAGACAGTGATTATTGAGGTTCACCACCAAGATTGGGGCTACATCCTCGTCGAGCTCGCCTCAGAGAAGAGCACCATTCCACTATTTCAAGATCAAAGTTACAAAGCCAA TCTCCAAAAAACCCCAGCAAAACTCTCTCAAATCACAAGCAGAAAAATGTGGACTTCTCTCAAAAAATTACTCC
- the LOC133824235 gene encoding lignin-forming anionic peroxidase-like — translation MEGLNMKYHSFTSVVSLSLLLLLCSTTTTCKAQLSSTFYDSTCPTALSTIQTSINAAISQETRMAASLIRLHFHDCFVQGCDASILLNDTATITSEKAALQNVNSIRGENVIEDAKAQVESVCPGVVSCADILAVAARDASVAVGGPSWTVMLGRRDSTTANLAEANSDLPLFTNTLQELIDNFSNKGLNARDMVALSGSHTIGQAQCFTFRDRIYNATNINATFASNLRNGCPQSGGNSNLAPLDTVTPNAFDNNYFTNLVEQKGLLASDQVLFSGGETDSIVNEYITTASTFNSDFASAMVKMGNIEPTTGSAGEIRRICSAVN, via the exons ATGGAGGGTTTAAACATGAAATACCATTCTTTCACAAGTGTAGTTTCGTTGtcgttgttgttgttgctttgtAGCACTACAACTACATGTAAAGCTCAACTCTCTTCCACTTTTTACGACAGTACTTGTCCTACCGCTCTTTCTACTATCCAAACTTCAATAAACGCAGCCATCTCACAAGAAACTCGTATGGCTGCGTCTCTCATTCGGCTTCACTTCCATGACTGCTTTGttcag GGCTGTGATGCATCAATTTTACTTAACGACACAGCCACAATCACAAGTGAAAAGGCAGCTTTACAAAATGTGAACTCTATAAGAGGTGAAAATGTCATTGAAGATGCAAAAGCCCAAGTGGAGAGCGTATGTCCCGGAGTTGTATCTTGTGCTGATATTCTTGCTGTTGCAGCTAGAGATGCATCTGTTGCT GTGGGTGGTCCATCTTGGACAGTGATGCTTGGGAGAAGAGATTCAACTACAGCAAACCTCGCCGAAGCTAATAGCGATCTTCCACTTTTCACAAATACCCTTCAAGAATTGATTGACAATTTTTCAAACAAAGGCCTCAATGCCAGAGACATGGTTGCCCTATCAG GTTCGCATACTATTGGACAAGCTCAATGCTTTACGTTCCGTGACAGGATATACAACGCAACTAACATCAATGCAACCTTTGCTAGCAATCTTAGAAATGGATGCCCTCAAAGCGGCGGAAATTCAAATTTGGCACCACTTGATACGGTGACACCCAATGCATTTGACAACAATTACTTCACAAATTTGGTCGAGCAGAAGGGTCTTCTGGCTTCGGACCAAGTCCTCTTTAGTGGAGGAGAAACTGACAGTATTGTCAATGAGTACATCACCACTGCTTCCACTTTCAACTCTGATTTTGCTTCGGCCATGGTTAAAATGGGAAATATTGAGCCTACCACTGGTTCAGCTGGGGAGATCAGGAGGATTTGTAGTGCTGTTAACTAA